A portion of the Musa acuminata AAA Group cultivar baxijiao chromosome BXJ1-1, Cavendish_Baxijiao_AAA, whole genome shotgun sequence genome contains these proteins:
- the LOC135680455 gene encoding probable rhamnogalacturonate lyase B, with amino-acid sequence MEVNNREDNRGYWDLVWNPSDRHSGIFQKIHGTEFDVVQQDANQAEVSFRTHWDPSSRDKLVPLNIDKRFVMLRGSSGFYTYAIYEHLQDLPDCNLGETRVAFKLRKDKFHYMAIADNRQRIMPMPEDRLPGRSQKLDYSEAVRLTNPINAALRGEVDDKYQYSSENKDSMVHGWISSDPSVGFWVITPSNEFKSGGPVRQELTSHVGPTSLAIFLSSHYAGDDILPRVRNGEYWKKVFGPVFIYLNSAWTKSDPKLLWEDAKKQARVEEGSWPYKFPASTDFQKSEQRGSVSGRLLVVDEPGNNDSVNGNAAFVGLASPGEAGSWQRESKGYQFWVRADVEGNFFIKNVRTGVYNLYAWVPGFIGDYKSSVNITVTSGNHIDLGNLVYRPPRDGPTLWEIGIPDRSAREFFVPDPDPKYINRLYVNHPDRFRQYGLWERYADLYPDQDLMYTVGVSDYKKDWFYAHVTRKHGQASYQATTWQIKFPLINVRWSGTYKLRLALASALFSEIQVRFNNPIVQLPAHFTTGLIGRENSIARHGIHGLYWLFSIDVDSSWLLEGDNIIFLTQTRSESPFQGVMYDYIRLEAPA; translated from the exons ATGGAAGTCAACAACAGGGAAGACAATAGAGG GTATTGGGATCTTGTTTGGAATCCATCAGATCGACATTCTGGCATATTTCAGAA AATACACGGAACAGAATTTGACGTAGTGCAGCAAGATGCAAACCAGGCTGAGGTCTCTTTCAGAACACATTGGGATCCCTCCTCCCGAGACAAGCTTGTGCCTTTAAACATCGACAAAAG GTTTGTAATGTTGCGAGGCAGCTCAGGCTTCTACACCTACGCCATATATGAACACCTTCAAGACTTGCCCGACTGCAATCTAGGAGAGACCAGGGTGGCTTTCAAGCTTAGAAAGGACAA GTTTCACTACATGGCCATTGCAGACAACAGACAAAGAATCATGCCCATGCCAGAAGATCGCCTGCCCGGAAGGTCACAGAAGTTGGATTACTCAGAAGCAGTCAGACTGACAAACCCAATTAATGCAGCCTTGAGAGGGGAG GTGGATGATAAATACCAGTATTCCAGTGAGAACAAGGACAGTATGGTGCATGGATGGATTTCTTCTGATCCTTCCGTAGGGTTTTGGGTGATCACCCCAAGTAATGAGTTTAAGTCAGGAGGACCTGTGAGGCAGGAGCTGACGTCTCATGTTGGTCCTACCTCCCTCGCT ATCTTTTTGAGTTCTCATTACGCCGGGGACGACATTTTGCCTAGAGTCAGAAACGGAGAATACTGGAAGAAGGTGTTTGGCCCTGTGTTCATTTACCTTAATTCTGCTTGGACGAAATCGGATCCGAAGCTTCTCTGGGAGGACGCCAAGAAGCAG GCGCGGGTTGAAGAGGGAAGCTGGCCGTACAAATTTCCTGCGTCAACGGACTTCCAAAAGAGCGAGCAAAGAGGCTCTGTTTCCGGTAGACTACTCGTTGTAGACGA GCCCGGCAATAACGATTCCGTAAATGGGAATGCTGCTTTTGTTGGTTTGGCTTCACCAGGAGAAGCAGGATCTTGGCAGAGAGAAAGCAAG GGATACCAATTCTGGGTAAGAGCAGACGTTGAAGGCAACTTCTTCATCAAGAACGTCAGAACTGGAGTGTACAACCTTTATGCATGGGTTCCTGGTTTTATTGGGGACTACAAATCTAGTGTAAACATAACCGTAACCTCCG GAAATCACATCGATCTGGGTAACCTTGTATATAGGCCACCAAGAGATGGGCCAACCTTGTGGGAGATCGGCATTCCCGATCGCTCCGCCCGGGAGTTCTTCGTCCCAGATCCTGATCCTAAATATATCAACAGACTCTATGTGAATCATCCTGATAG GTTTAGGCAGTACGGGTTGTGGGAGAGATACGCAGATCTGTATCCTGATCAAGATCTGATGTATACAGTCGGCGTCAGCGACTACAAGAAAGACTGGTTCTACGCACACGTTACCAG GAAGCATGGGCAGGCTTCCTATCAGGCAACTACATGGCAGATAAAGTTTCCACTCATTAATGTACGCTGGAGTGGAACTTACAAGCTTCGACTGGCACTTGCATCTGCCTTATTCTCTGAGATACAA GTTCGATTCAACAACCCAATAGTGCAGCTGCCTGCGCACTTCACGACAGGGCTAATTGGGAGAGAAAACTCGATCGCCCGACACGGAATCCATGGGTTGTACTGGTTGTTCAGCATCGATGTGGATAGCAGTTGGCTTCTTGAAGGCGACAACATCATCTTCTTAACTCAGACGCGTTCTGAAAGCCCTTTTCAAGGAGTCATGTACGACTACATTCGATTGGAAGCTCCGGCATGA
- the LOC103989051 gene encoding probable rhamnogalacturonate lyase B has protein sequence MEVIDKEDSRGYWDLVWNPSDRDSGIYQKVYGTEFEVLKGDANHVEVSFTTQWDPSNRGKLVPLNIDKRFVMLQGSSGFYTYAIYEHLQGLPDVNLGETRVVFKLRKDKFHYMAIADNRQRIMPMPDDRGEGRSEKLGYPEAVRLTDPINATLRGEVDDKYQYSCDNKDSMVHGWISSDPSVGFWVITPSNEFKSGGPVKQDLTSHVGPTALSMFVSSHYSGVDTVPKFRNGEYWKKVFGPVFIYLNSAPDKSDPKLLWEDAKKQMQVEVGKWPYEFPASEDFHKSEKRGSVSGRLRVVDKYINKEYINGNSAFVGLASPGEAGSWQRECKGYQFWVRADVDGNFVIKNVRTGVYNLYAWVPGFIGDYKSSVNITVTSGNHINLGNLVYNPPRDGPTLWEIGIPDRSAAEFFVPDPDPKYTNRLYVHHPDRFRQYGLWERYADLYPVGDLNYTIGVSDYRKDWFYAQVTRKDGRGSYQATTWQIRFRLDSVRRNGPYKLRVALAASHLSELQVRFNNPRVQPAHFTTGLIGRDNSIARHGIHGLYWLFSIDVESSWLLEGDNIIFLTQTRGQSPFNGVMYDYIRMEAPAGTVASTDDVA, from the exons ATGGAAGTTATCGACAAAGAAGACAGTAGAGG GTATTGGGATCTTGTTTGGAATCCATCAGATCGAGATTCTGGCATATATCAGAA AGTATACGGAACCGAATTTGAAGTATTGAAGGGAGATGCAAACCATGTTGAGGTCTCTTTCACAACACAATGGGATCCCTCCAACCGAGGCAAGCTTGTGCCTTTAAACATCGACAAAAG GTTCGTAATGTTGCAAGGCAGCTCAGGCTTCTACACCTACGCCATATATGAACACCTTCAAGGCTTGCCTGACGTCAATCTAGGAGAGACCAGGGTGGTTTTCAAGCTTAGAAAGGACAA GTTTCACTACATGGCCATTGCAGACAACAGGCAAAGAATCATGCCAATGCCTGATGATCGCGGGGAAGGAAGGTCAGAAAAGTTAGGATACCCTGAAGCAGTCCGACTCACTGATCCAATCAATGCAACCTTGAGAGGGGAG GTGGATGACAAATACCAGTATTCCTGTGATAACAAGGACAGTATGGTGCATGGATGGATTTCTTCTGATCCTTCCGTAGGGTTTTGGGTGATCACCCCAAGTAATGAGTTTAAGTCAGGAGGGCCTGTGAAGCAAGATCTGACATCTCATGTTGGTCCTACCGCCCTTTCT ATGTTCGTGAGCTCTCATTACTCCGGGGTGGACACTGTGCCTAAATTCAGGAACGGAGAATACTGGAAGAAGGTGTTTGGTCCTGTGTTCATATATCTTAATTCTGCTCCGGACAAATCGGATCCAAAGCTTCTCTGGGAAGACGCCAAGAAGCAG ATGCAGGTTGAAGTGGGGAAGTGGCCGTACGAGTTTCCTGCTTCAGAGGACTTCCACAAGAGCGAGAAGAGAGGCTCTGTTTCTGGTAGACTACGTGTTGTAGACAA GTACATCAATAAGGAATACATAAATGGGAATTCTGCTTTTGTTGGTTTGGCTTCACCAGGAGAAGCAGGATCTTGGCAGAGAGAATGCAAG GGATATCAGTTCTGGGTGAGAGCAGACGTTGACGGCAACTTCGTCATCAAGAACGTAAGAACTGGAGTGTACAACCTTTACGCATGGGTTCCTGGTTTCATTGGGGACTACAAATCTAGTGTAAACATAACCGTGACGTCAG GAAATCACATCAATCTGGGTAACCTTGTGTATAATCCTCCAAGAGATGGGCCAACCTTGTGGGAGATCGGCATTCCCGATCGCTCCGCCGCGGAGTTCTTCGTCCCAGATCCTGATCCTAAATATACCAACAGACTCTATGTGCATCATCCTGATAG GTTCAGGCAGTATGGGTTGTGGGAGAGATACGCAGATCTGTATCCTGTTGGGGATCTGAACTATACAATTGGTGTCAGTGACTACAGGAAAGACTGGTTCTACGCACAAGTTACCAG GAAGGATGGGCGGGGTTCCTATCAGGCAACTACATGGCAGATAAGGTTTCGACTCGATAGTGTGCGTCGGAATGGACCTTACAAGCTTCGAGTGGCGCTTGCGGCTTCCCATCTATCTGAGCTACAA GTTCGATTCAACAACCCAAGAGTGCAGCCTGCACACTTCACGACAGGGCTAATTGGGAGAGACAACTCGATCGCCCGACACGGAATCCATGGGTTGTACTGGTTGTTCAGCATCGATGTGGAGAGCAGTTGGCTTCTTGAAGGCGACAACATCATCTTCTTAACCCAGACGCGAGGCCAAAGCCCTTTTAATGGAGTCATGTACGATTACATCCGAATGGAAGCTCCCGCAGGCACTGTCGCAAGCACGGATGATGTTGCTTAA
- the LOC135612876 gene encoding uncharacterized protein LOC135612876 gives MCLTEVELEVLLDNGIVQLTLSKPGGSITGVRYHGLDNVAEIKEKEDGRGYWDLVWNPSDRDSGIFQKWVEAEPLATITESQVERFVWRNLITRFGLPQSIVTDNGPQFAGRRFQEFCAKHRIQLRFSSVAYPQANGLAEVTNRSIIDGLKRRVSATRSAWIDELPSVLWALRTTPKTPTGESPYSLTFGTEAVLPSEVAVPTPRTTDYSEEASGEGLRSNLDLLEERRADAHQKALSYKRAVARVYNRSVRPRSIKLEDLVLRKIEVSHPTQVRGKLAPKILGTEFDVVQQDANHVEVSFRTKWDPSHRGKFVPLNIDKRFVMLRGSSGFYTYAIYEHLQGWPDFNLGETRVVFKLRKDKFHYMAIADNGQRIMPMPDDRRDGRSHKLGYPEAVRLIDPTNVALRGEVDDKYQYSSENKDSLVHGWISSDPSVGFWVITPSNEFKSGGPVRQDLTSHVGPTALSVSMFVSSHYSGVDTVPKFRNGEYWKKVFGPVFIYLNSAPDKSDPKLLWEDAQKQMQVEVEKWPYDFPASEDFHKSEQRGSVSGRLLVLDKHISKEYINGNAAFVGLASPGEAGSWQRESKGYQFWVKADVNGNFFIKNVRTGVYNLYAWVPGFIGDYKSSLNITVTSGNHINLGSLVYNPPRDGPTLWEIGIPDRSAAEFFVPDPDPKHTNRLYVDHSDRFRQYGLWERYADLYPDGDLIYTIGVSDYRKDWFYAQVTRKDGQGSHQATTWQIRFRLDSVHPNGPYKLRVALAAAHLSELQVRFNNPRVQPAHFTTRLIGRDNSIARQGIHGLYWLFSIDVESSWLLEGDNIIFLTQTRCQSPFQGVMYDYIRMEAPADSVASTDDVVE, from the exons ATGTGTCTGACAGAAGTGGAATTGGAGGTTTTATTGGACAATGGCATCGTCCAACTCACGTTGTCGAAGCCCGGAGGTTCCATTACGGGAGTCAGATACCATGGACTTGATAATGTAGCGGAAATTAAGGAAAAAGAAGACGGTAGAGG GTATTGGGATCTTGTTTGGAATCCATCAGATCGAGATTCTGGTATATTTCAGAA atgggtcgaagccgagcccctagcGACCATTACGGAGTCGCAAGTGGAAaggttcgtgtggagaaacctcataactcggttcggcctgccccagtccatcgttaccgacaatggacctcagttcgccggcaggagattccaagagttttgcgccaagCACAGAATTCAGTTGAgattcagctcggtggcttacccccaggcgaatgggctagctgaagtaaccaaccggtccatcaTCGACGGCCTCAAGAGAAGGGTATCTGCTAcccgatcggcttggatcgacgagctcccgagcgtcctgtgggcgcttcgcactacccccaagaccccgaccggggaatctccctatagcctcacgttcgggaccgaggccgtgtTACCATCCGAAGTAGCCGTCCCGACTCCGCGGACGACGGACTACAGCGAAGAAGCCTCGGGCGAAGGGCTCCGATCCAACCTGGACCTGCTCGAGGAGAGACGGGCCGACGCACATCAGAAAgctctttcttacaaaagagccgtagcgagggtctacaaccgaAGCGTACGACCCCGATCGATAAAGCTAGAGGacctggtcctgcgcaaaatcgaggtcagccacccaacccaagtaagggggaaactggccccgaa AATACTCGGAACAGAATTTGACGTAGTGCAGCAAGATGCAAACCATGTTGAGGTCTCTTTCAGAACAAAATGGGATCCCTCCCACCGAGGCAAGTTCGTGCCTTTAAACATCGACAAAAG GTTTGTAATGTTGCGAGGCAGCTCAGGCTTCTACACCTACGCCATATATGAACACCTTCAAGGCTGGCCCGACTTCAATCTTGGAGAGACCAGGGTGGTTTTCAAACTTAGAAAGGACAA GTTTCACTACATGGCCATTGCAGACAACGGGCAAAGAATCATGCCAATGCCTGATGATCGCAGGGACGGAAGGTCACACAAGTTAGGATACCCTGAAGCAGTCCGACTCATTGATCCAACCAATGTAGCCTTGAGAGGGGAG GTGGATGACAAATACCAGTATTCCAGTGAGAACAAGGACAGTTTGGTGCATGGATGGATTTCTTCTGATCCTTCCGTAGGGTTTTGGGTGATCACCCCAAGTAATGAGTTTAAGTCAGGAGGACCTGTGAGGCAGGATCTGACATCTCATGTTGGTCCTACCGCCCTTTCTGTAAGT ATGTTCGTGAGCTCTCATTACTCCGGGGTGGACACTGTGCCTAAATTCAGGAACGGAGAATACTGGAAGAAGGTGTTTGGCCCTGTGTTCATATATCTTAATTCTGCTCCGGACAAATCGGATCCAAAGCTTCTCTGGGAAGACGCCCAGAAGCAG ATGCAGGTTGAAGTGGAGAAGTGGCCGTACGACTTTCCTGCTTCAGAGGACTTCCACAAGAGCGAGCAGAGAGGCTCTGTTTCTGGTAGACTACTTGTTCTAGACAA GCACATCAGTAAGGAATACATAAATGGGAATGCTGCTTTTGTTGGTTTGGCTTCACCAGGAGAAGCCGGATCTTGGCAGAGAGAAAGCAAG GGATACCAGTTCTGGGTGAAAGCAGACGTTAACGGCAACTTCTTCATCAAGAACGTCAGAACTGGAGTGTACAACCTTTATGCATGGGTTCCTGGTTTTATTGGGGACTACAAATCTAGTCTAAACATAACCGTAACGTCAG GAAACCACATCAATCTGGGTAGCCTTGTGTATAATCCACCAAGAGATGGGCCAACCTTGTGGGAGATCGGCATTCCCGATCGCTCCGCCGCGGAGTTCTTCGTCCCAGATCCTGACCCTAAACACACCAACAGACTCTATGTGGATCATTCTGATAG gTTCAGGCAGTATGGGTTGTGGGAGAGATACGCAGATCTGTATCCTGATGGAGATCTGATCTATACAATTGGTGTCAGTGACTACAGGAAAGACTGGTTCTACGCACAAGTTACCAG GAAGGATGGGCAGGGTTCCCATCAGGCAACTACATGGCAGATAAGGTTTCGACTCGATAGTGTGCATCCGAATGGACCGTACAAGCTTCGAGTGGCGCTTGCAGCTGCCCACCTATCCGAGCTACAA GTTCGATTCAACAACCCAAGAGTGCAGCCTGCACACTTCACGACAAGGCTAATTGGGAGAGACAACTCGATCGCCAGACAAGGAATCCATGGGTTGTACTGGTTGTTCAGCATCGATGTGGAGAGCAGTTGGCTTCTTGAAGGCGACAACATCATCTTCTTAACCCAGACGCGGTGCCAAAGCCCTTTTCAAGGAGTCATGTACGACTACATCCGAATGGAAGCTCCCGCAGACAGTGTTGCAAGCACAGATGATGTTGTTGAATGA